In the genome of Taurinivorans muris, one region contains:
- a CDS encoding sensor domain-containing diguanylate cyclase — translation MSNFAYDRRKRKRLKPAYVFMASLLATLFIAGCFLCYSSKQEYRVKLERVKIYGNYFSQKTKLTFENFAQSLHILSRVITWQNGKTDLYEEIAEHLIQIIPETLNINLAKNGIVSHVYPYERNKNAMGHNLLLSKTRKEEARLAITTRKVTISGPFKLVQGGTGLAFRQAVFLPKTNAETIPNTEHLTDNEYFWGFVLITYDFPKILERLKYDELSLAGFSWNLWRFSPSTGKKETIISSETQLNKNTETFEIPIQNATWYLDISPKSGWLDRKNLFFEITVYSIICILLSLLLTIVIILKTKNKIIERQSRTDSLTNLPNRNWTYKLLREALIKHQNSAYRNDEPILYLCMLDFNDFKHINDTYGHHIGDKLLIEFAKRISRCLLPEEFAARLGGDEFLAIFYCKKPDDDSMPTRLQGIQNYLQQPYLLDGISCIMTVSIGYVSPDKNVLQNKPRQQTDEEFFIDLADKVMYHNKKKYHQGRENQESEKSGGLNQQIVSI, via the coding sequence ATGAGTAATTTTGCCTATGACAGAAGAAAAAGAAAACGGCTCAAACCCGCGTATGTCTTTATGGCTTCCCTTCTTGCAACGCTTTTTATTGCAGGCTGTTTCCTTTGTTATTCGAGCAAGCAAGAATACCGCGTAAAACTGGAACGCGTGAAAATCTACGGCAATTATTTTTCCCAAAAAACAAAGCTCACCTTTGAAAATTTCGCCCAGAGCCTGCACATACTCTCCCGCGTGATCACGTGGCAAAACGGAAAAACGGATTTATACGAAGAAATTGCGGAGCATTTGATACAAATCATTCCTGAAACCCTCAATATCAACTTGGCGAAAAACGGCATTGTCAGCCATGTTTATCCCTATGAGCGGAATAAAAACGCCATGGGACACAATTTATTGCTTTCAAAAACCCGCAAAGAGGAAGCCCGGCTTGCCATTACAACAAGGAAAGTCACCATTTCCGGACCGTTCAAACTCGTGCAGGGCGGAACGGGACTTGCGTTCAGGCAGGCGGTATTTCTGCCCAAAACAAATGCCGAAACCATACCCAATACCGAACACCTTACAGACAATGAATATTTTTGGGGCTTCGTCCTTATAACCTATGATTTTCCCAAAATTCTGGAACGGCTGAAATACGATGAATTGTCACTTGCCGGATTTTCTTGGAATTTATGGCGTTTTTCCCCGTCAACAGGCAAAAAGGAAACCATTATTTCTTCTGAAACCCAACTCAACAAAAATACCGAGACCTTTGAAATTCCAATTCAAAACGCAACATGGTATCTTGACATTTCCCCGAAATCCGGCTGGCTTGACCGCAAAAACCTGTTTTTTGAAATCACCGTATACAGCATTATCTGCATTTTGCTTTCCCTGCTTTTGACCATTGTCATCATTTTAAAAACAAAAAATAAAATCATTGAAAGGCAAAGCCGCACCGACAGCCTGACCAATCTGCCAAACAGAAACTGGACTTACAAACTTCTTCGGGAAGCGCTCATAAAGCACCAAAACAGCGCCTATCGGAACGATGAGCCGATACTCTATCTATGCATGCTGGACTTCAACGATTTTAAACACATCAACGATACGTACGGACACCATATCGGCGATAAGCTGCTTATCGAATTTGCAAAAAGAATATCCCGATGCCTTTTGCCTGAAGAATTTGCCGCACGGCTCGGCGGCGATGAATTTTTAGCCATATTTTACTGCAAAAAGCCTGATGATGATTCCATGCCCACCCGTCTGCAGGGAATACAGAATTATCTTCAGCAGCCCTATCTGCTTGACGGCATATCCTGCATTATGACGGTAAGCATAGGCTATGTCAGCCCTGATAAAAATGTTTTGCAAAATAAGCCTCGCCAGCAAACGGACGAAGAATTTTTCATCGATTTGGCGGACAAGGTCATGTACCATAACAAAAAGAAATACCACCAAGGCAGAGAAAATCAAGAAAGCGAAAAGAGCGGCGGTCTGAACCAGCAGATCGTTTCCATATGA
- a CDS encoding MBL fold metallo-hydrolase, translated as MTRRMFLRFFAGACLACGGLGGGGYAFLRKNMFGALPAGGLEKTLMRSPHYYNGEFHNLAERAVLKDDGSVLFSLFRYLLEKKENPFPENPVPVNTHAFENLNRVQDCLVWLGHSSFFLQCSGKRFLIDPVFSPYASPFSFSIKAFAGTSAYAAEDLPFIDYVLVSHDHWDHLDYPTMRKLQPKTGKVICGLGVSSHLMHWGFQREQIIEGDWGDTVVSDNDININIVPAQHFSGRMLVRNKTLWCGFVLETKNLKLFFSGDSGYGEHFAGLGKKFGKIDIALLDCGQYNERWRFVHMVPEEAVQAASDLQASYLLPMHIGKFSLAYHPWNEPFERVKTASSGKNFRLLTPMIGERLNLANLASAHFSSWWETLG; from the coding sequence ATGACACGGAGAATGTTTTTGCGGTTTTTCGCCGGTGCCTGTCTGGCATGCGGAGGGCTTGGCGGAGGCGGTTACGCGTTTTTGCGGAAGAACATGTTCGGCGCCCTGCCGGCAGGCGGTTTGGAAAAAACGCTTATGCGTTCCCCGCATTATTACAATGGGGAATTTCATAACTTGGCGGAACGGGCTGTTTTAAAAGATGACGGTTCCGTGCTTTTTTCTCTTTTCCGCTATTTGCTTGAAAAAAAGGAAAATCCTTTTCCCGAAAATCCGGTTCCGGTCAATACCCATGCTTTCGAGAATTTGAACCGTGTCCAAGATTGCTTGGTTTGGCTGGGGCATTCTTCGTTCTTTCTGCAATGTTCAGGAAAAAGGTTTTTGATTGACCCGGTCTTCAGTCCTTATGCTTCACCTTTTTCGTTCAGCATAAAAGCTTTTGCCGGAACTTCGGCTTATGCCGCCGAAGATTTGCCTTTCATCGATTATGTGCTTGTTTCCCACGACCATTGGGACCATTTGGATTATCCCACCATGCGAAAGTTACAGCCTAAAACCGGCAAAGTCATTTGCGGGCTTGGCGTAAGTTCCCATTTAATGCATTGGGGATTTCAAAGAGAACAGATTATCGAGGGTGATTGGGGAGATACCGTTGTTTCGGATAATGATATCAATATCAATATTGTGCCTGCACAGCACTTTTCAGGCAGAATGCTTGTGCGCAATAAGACGTTATGGTGCGGGTTCGTGCTTGAAACAAAAAATCTGAAACTGTTTTTCAGCGGGGACAGCGGCTACGGGGAACATTTTGCCGGACTCGGTAAAAAATTCGGCAAAATCGATATTGCCTTGCTTGACTGCGGGCAATACAATGAGCGCTGGCGTTTTGTGCACATGGTACCGGAAGAAGCCGTGCAGGCGGCTTCGGACTTGCAGGCTTCTTATCTGCTTCCCATGCATATCGGTAAATTTTCCCTGGCTTATCACCCATGGAACGAACCCTTCGAACGGGTGAAAACCGCAAGTTCGGGCAAAAATTTTCGGCTTCTCACGCCTATGATAGGGGAACGTCTTAATTTGGCAAACCTCGCTTCCGCGCATTTTTCCTCTTGGTGGGAAACGCTCGGCTGA
- a CDS encoding sigma 54-interacting transcriptional regulator, protein MSFAENFFYFSQQFAGFAINLKHEVTWWNKVNEKLTGVSEKDVLHTDNYWKIFYHTQKVLPVDLLLMEDTDREKEFPSLNFFGDICYGFLKIEKNINDKSLLWVIASKVFDGNRQLIGAIMSFQLISLRHLYWNSPLLGELIMRFPLPIAIILNGHITLANKLYAALLGCASPKEIAGKPVETFIHSLDRKKYRELSKNNYQNIVSEKEYDWKYSVQNSIRYVTEIPTVFKKEDDTLLVSTFIDKTEEIQKEKQLMEEKEELLAANKNLIKLLREKDGFFISQSPKMKNVIEKALRLAKSEINVVILGETGTGKSLLAKIIHEAGTRKDKPFIAVNCAAIPETLMESAFFGYVKGAFTNAHSASRGFLEAAHEGTLFLDEVAELSPAMQAKLLHAVENKLFTPLGSTVQKACDVRIISATHRNLNQMLQEKKLREDFFYRICVVDLYLPALRERKEDIPLLIGFFLKRFSGTDTPPRIPERVFAQMMDAPWAGNIRELQNAILRFIATGELQEMQEMRQVSIKEEFFAKEDMLFDLELCKTETERRCLEHALKCAKGNKSRAAKLMNMNIRTFHRYCAKHNI, encoded by the coding sequence ATGTCTTTTGCGGAAAATTTTTTTTACTTCAGCCAGCAGTTTGCCGGTTTTGCGATTAATTTAAAGCATGAAGTCACATGGTGGAATAAAGTAAACGAAAAGTTGACGGGCGTTAGTGAAAAAGATGTCTTGCATACCGATAACTATTGGAAAATATTTTATCATACGCAAAAAGTTTTGCCCGTCGATTTGCTTCTTATGGAAGATACCGACAGGGAAAAAGAATTTCCGAGTTTGAATTTTTTTGGCGACATCTGTTACGGGTTTTTAAAAATTGAAAAAAATATCAATGACAAAAGTTTGTTATGGGTTATCGCAAGCAAGGTTTTTGACGGCAATCGGCAATTAATCGGGGCTATCATGTCTTTTCAGCTTATTTCACTGCGCCATTTGTATTGGAACAGTCCTTTGCTCGGAGAACTTATCATGCGGTTTCCGCTTCCGATTGCCATTATTTTAAACGGGCATATCACGCTTGCCAACAAACTTTATGCCGCCCTGTTGGGCTGTGCTTCCCCCAAGGAGATAGCCGGCAAGCCTGTCGAAACGTTCATTCATTCCCTTGACCGTAAAAAATATCGGGAACTAAGCAAAAACAATTATCAGAACATTGTTTCGGAAAAAGAATATGACTGGAAATATTCCGTACAAAATTCAATCCGTTACGTAACAGAAATTCCGACTGTTTTCAAAAAGGAGGACGATACGCTTTTAGTGAGCACGTTTATTGACAAGACGGAGGAAATACAAAAAGAAAAGCAATTAATGGAAGAAAAAGAAGAACTGCTTGCGGCAAATAAAAATTTAATCAAATTGCTGCGGGAAAAAGATGGCTTTTTCATCAGCCAATCGCCTAAAATGAAAAATGTCATTGAAAAAGCCCTGCGTTTGGCAAAAAGTGAAATCAATGTCGTCATTCTTGGAGAAACAGGAACAGGCAAGTCTTTGCTCGCAAAAATCATTCATGAAGCAGGAACGAGAAAAGACAAGCCGTTTATTGCCGTCAACTGTGCGGCAATTCCGGAAACGCTCATGGAAAGCGCTTTTTTCGGATATGTGAAAGGGGCGTTTACCAATGCCCATTCCGCAAGCCGGGGATTTTTGGAAGCCGCCCATGAAGGCACGCTTTTTCTTGATGAAGTTGCGGAACTTTCACCCGCCATGCAGGCGAAACTTCTTCATGCTGTTGAAAATAAGCTTTTCACTCCCCTTGGGTCGACGGTGCAAAAGGCGTGCGATGTCCGCATCATCAGTGCGACGCATAGGAATTTAAATCAAATGCTTCAGGAAAAAAAATTGCGTGAGGACTTTTTTTACCGGATTTGCGTGGTTGATTTGTATTTGCCGGCGTTAAGGGAACGGAAAGAAGATATTCCGCTTTTAATCGGGTTCTTTTTGAAACGTTTCAGCGGCACGGATACTCCGCCGCGTATTCCCGAACGGGTATTTGCCCAAATGATGGACGCCCCATGGGCAGGAAACATACGGGAACTGCAAAATGCGATACTTCGCTTTATTGCCACGGGCGAATTGCAGGAAATGCAGGAAATGCGGCAGGTTTCCATTAAAGAAGAATTTTTTGCAAAAGAAGATATGCTGTTTGACCTTGAGTTATGCAAAACGGAAACGGAAAGGCGTTGTTTGGAGCATGCCCTGAAGTGTGCGAAAGGAAACAAGAGCCGCGCGGCGAAATTGATGAATATGAATATCAGAACGTTTCACAGGTATTGCGCGAAACATAATATTTAG
- a CDS encoding flavodoxin family protein, producing MNRRIFMKRAGLALLGTGFGMKSALLFMKNAYARTPRTQGGEKTMKIFVLTGSPRENGNSNILADHFIKGAKEQGHEIVRFDAAQKNVHPCIACNSCGMDGPCVFKDDFEFVREHIVPADLAVFATPMYYFGISAQLKAVIDRFYAINGQIHVPKKAVLLMTYANNSPAHELPILTHYEKLLDYLGWEDAGRVVASGTWTAGSVLRTDFPNKAYELGKRI from the coding sequence ATGAACAGGCGGATATTCATGAAACGGGCGGGATTGGCGTTACTGGGAACAGGGTTTGGAATGAAATCAGCCTTGCTTTTCATGAAAAATGCTTACGCCCGAACACCCCGAACACAAGGAGGAGAAAAAACAATGAAAATATTCGTGCTGACCGGCAGTCCCCGTGAAAATGGAAATTCCAATATCTTAGCTGATCATTTTATTAAAGGAGCGAAGGAACAGGGGCATGAAATCGTCCGTTTTGACGCCGCACAGAAAAACGTTCACCCTTGTATTGCTTGCAATTCCTGCGGAATGGACGGTCCATGCGTATTTAAAGATGATTTTGAATTTGTGCGGGAGCATATTGTTCCGGCTGATCTTGCGGTTTTTGCAACTCCTATGTATTATTTCGGCATATCGGCACAGCTGAAAGCCGTTATCGACAGGTTTTATGCGATTAATGGACAAATCCATGTTCCCAAGAAAGCTGTCTTGCTTATGACGTATGCGAACAATTCCCCCGCCCATGAGCTACCAATTTTGACGCACTATGAGAAGCTCCTGGATTATTTGGGCTGGGAGGACGCCGGCAGGGTTGTCGCTTCCGGAACATGGACGGCAGGTTCCGTTTTGCGGACGGATTTTCCAAATAAAGCGTATGAATTAGGCAAACGTATCTAA
- a CDS encoding SLC13 family permease yields the protein MEATTTQNTALQSKNIRYYINAFITIAIMFGFGYLPPIAPITPLGMKILGIFLALLYGWTFVDQIWPSILGMIALSLTGYAPLDTLMKSGFGNNTVLLMWGMLLIASLVDSAGVSKFIATYFISRKFVLGKPWILIFTFFFTIFLMSAMTSSVPTIVVGWGILYCILNQLGYKAGNPLSSYMVVGVVYSSLIGLALFPWKVLQMVVLGMFANTAGYQLEYSLYIALTLPISIAAITGYVLLGKFLFRLDVEKLKLVTQDSFDPKDLEINTNQKIIISMLVLLVILLIAPSIMPKTWAVTKILRGIGAHGVTFLILGIFVFLRFNNKPMINIRKSSSDVQWDCIFLTAAMLPFTAALNAESTGINAFLVEKFSILFTGLSPNLFIFLVILITIISTQFMNNAICGGILFSIVYPFAVAINVNPAMITVLMIFCLALAMLTPAGSPMSALMFGNSEWVTTKDIYTYVVPGVIVIFLCVCVVGIPVGFLVF from the coding sequence ATGGAAGCGACAACAACCCAAAATACTGCACTACAATCTAAAAACATACGCTATTATATCAACGCATTCATCACAATAGCCATTATGTTCGGTTTCGGTTATTTGCCTCCCATAGCCCCCATCACTCCCCTTGGAATGAAAATTTTGGGAATATTCCTTGCGCTGCTCTACGGCTGGACTTTTGTCGACCAAATATGGCCCAGCATATTGGGAATGATAGCACTGAGCCTGACCGGCTACGCACCGCTTGACACGCTTATGAAAAGCGGCTTTGGCAACAATACCGTCCTTCTCATGTGGGGCATGCTTTTAATCGCTTCACTGGTTGATTCCGCAGGCGTAAGCAAATTCATCGCCACCTATTTCATTTCACGGAAATTCGTTTTGGGAAAACCTTGGATTTTGATTTTCACCTTTTTCTTCACCATTTTCCTTATGTCGGCAATGACGTCATCCGTACCGACCATTGTCGTGGGCTGGGGGATTTTATACTGCATTCTCAACCAATTAGGATACAAAGCGGGCAATCCCCTATCCTCTTACATGGTGGTCGGCGTCGTTTATTCCAGCCTTATCGGTTTGGCGCTGTTTCCTTGGAAAGTGCTTCAAATGGTTGTTTTGGGCATGTTCGCAAATACGGCGGGCTATCAGCTTGAATATTCCCTGTATATTGCGCTGACGCTTCCTATCAGTATTGCCGCCATTACCGGTTATGTTCTTTTGGGCAAATTTCTTTTCCGCTTGGATGTTGAAAAGCTGAAGCTCGTCACTCAAGATTCCTTCGACCCGAAAGATTTGGAAATCAACACCAATCAAAAAATCATCATTTCCATGCTTGTTTTATTGGTTATCTTATTGATAGCTCCCAGCATCATGCCGAAAACATGGGCTGTCACAAAGATACTGCGGGGTATCGGAGCGCACGGCGTGACGTTCCTTATCCTCGGCATATTCGTATTCCTGCGCTTTAATAATAAGCCAATGATCAACATCAGAAAGTCTTCCAGCGACGTGCAATGGGACTGCATTTTCCTGACCGCCGCCATGCTTCCCTTTACCGCGGCGCTCAATGCCGAAAGCACAGGCATCAATGCCTTTTTGGTTGAAAAATTCAGCATTTTGTTTACCGGACTCTCACCGAACCTTTTCATTTTCCTTGTCATACTCATAACCATTATTTCCACCCAGTTCATGAACAATGCAATTTGCGGAGGAATTTTGTTCTCTATCGTTTACCCCTTTGCGGTAGCCATAAACGTCAACCCCGCAATGATTACCGTTTTGATGATTTTCTGCCTGGCGCTCGCCATGCTCACCCCGGCGGGCTCCCCCATGTCAGCCCTCATGTTCGGCAACAGTGAATGGGTAACTACAAAGGATATTTATACATATGTCGTCCCCGGAGTGATTGTCATTTTCCTTTGCGTGTGTGTTGTGGGCATTCCGGTAGGTTTTTTGGTGTTCTGA
- a CDS encoding FAD-dependent oxidoreductase, producing MSFTTKSYETDVLILGSGISGCGAAIAAKKEGVDVLLVDKGVLESSGNIGGGNDHFMAVLNEAEHDTFEDMRKYYVTPTSGITDTIAYNFYKAMRPCLEVLEESGIELLRNPDGTYVRSAGFGQPGPWWIHINKGYTVKSKIAKYIKNLGIRVVNNFFVTKLLKDGDRIAGCVGFDVLKGDFVTVRCKTAVIAFGLSAQRVSTNSTRKPFNCWYSPYVTGSQIILPLEAGAAVLNLDIADKGTLLPKGYGAPGMNGINNMGGHELNAKGERFMGKYDPNWENCRRRDQIMGTFQEALEGSGPPFYMDMRHFSEEDARHLQYDLMPGDKETYLDYCRARNIDFTKEPLEVEIGERMIGGIIKCDDEQETPIKNLYAASLLATFSCCMGIGWTAGEHAAKRAKTVDMPNLQEKDFEKMHDEIFTHFKETKSENAITYTEFEDAIRQVMDYYVGFNRTEKGMLQALKSMQTIEEYIPRLEAATLRELMRIRESLELFKLVRIYIQACLQRKESGRAMYNRTDYPNFDPAYNKCLITSLDESGVPHFDWTK from the coding sequence ATGAGTTTCACAACAAAATCATATGAAACCGACGTGCTTATCCTCGGTTCCGGAATTTCAGGCTGCGGTGCCGCCATCGCCGCAAAGAAAGAAGGCGTCGATGTTTTGCTTGTCGATAAAGGCGTCCTTGAAAGTTCCGGCAATATCGGCGGGGGAAACGACCACTTCATGGCTGTGCTCAACGAAGCGGAACACGATACGTTTGAAGACATGCGCAAATATTACGTTACGCCGACTTCCGGCATAACCGACACCATAGCCTATAATTTTTACAAAGCCATGCGTCCTTGCTTGGAAGTTCTTGAAGAATCCGGCATAGAACTTTTGCGCAATCCGGACGGAACCTATGTCCGTTCCGCAGGTTTCGGGCAGCCCGGACCATGGTGGATACATATCAACAAAGGGTATACCGTAAAATCAAAAATCGCAAAATACATCAAAAATCTTGGTATCCGCGTTGTGAACAATTTCTTTGTCACAAAACTGTTAAAAGACGGAGACCGCATTGCCGGCTGTGTCGGTTTTGATGTTTTGAAAGGCGACTTCGTCACTGTCCGCTGCAAAACAGCTGTTATCGCTTTCGGCTTGTCAGCCCAGCGGGTATCCACAAATTCAACACGCAAACCTTTCAACTGCTGGTATTCCCCCTATGTCACAGGCAGTCAGATCATATTGCCTTTGGAAGCTGGCGCTGCCGTTTTAAATCTCGATATTGCCGATAAGGGCACACTGCTGCCTAAAGGATACGGAGCTCCCGGCATGAACGGCATCAACAATATGGGCGGTCACGAATTGAACGCCAAAGGCGAACGCTTTATGGGCAAATACGATCCCAATTGGGAAAACTGCCGCCGCCGCGACCAAATCATGGGCACATTCCAGGAAGCGCTTGAAGGAAGCGGGCCTCCGTTCTATATGGATATGCGCCATTTCAGCGAAGAAGACGCAAGGCATCTCCAATACGACCTTATGCCCGGCGATAAGGAAACCTATTTGGATTATTGCCGCGCAAGAAATATCGATTTCACCAAAGAACCGCTTGAGGTCGAAATAGGGGAACGCATGATCGGCGGTATCATCAAATGCGACGACGAACAGGAAACCCCTATTAAAAACCTTTATGCCGCAAGTCTTTTGGCAACATTTTCCTGCTGCATGGGCATAGGCTGGACAGCTGGCGAACATGCCGCAAAACGCGCGAAAACCGTTGATATGCCAAACTTACAGGAAAAAGATTTTGAAAAAATGCACGATGAAATTTTCACGCATTTCAAAGAAACAAAATCTGAAAATGCAATCACATACACGGAATTTGAAGATGCCATCCGCCAAGTCATGGATTATTATGTCGGCTTCAACAGAACGGAAAAAGGCATGCTGCAAGCATTAAAGAGCATGCAAACCATTGAGGAATACATTCCCCGGCTTGAAGCGGCAACGCTGCGCGAACTCATGAGAATACGCGAAAGTTTGGAACTCTTTAAACTTGTACGCATTTACATTCAAGCCTGTCTGCAGCGTAAGGAATCAGGACGGGCGATGTATAACCGTACGGATTATCCGAACTTCGACCCTGCATACAATAAATGCCTGATCACCAGTCTGGACGAAAGCGGAGTTCCGCATTTTGACTGGACGAAATAA
- a CDS encoding ATP-binding protein codes for MPPVFDATKCKKCRKCVTRCPGYLLEMGEKKPEVRFPNECWHCGCCRIACEHEAISFEFPLYTRV; via the coding sequence ATGCCTCCTGTTTTTGACGCAACAAAATGTAAAAAATGCCGTAAATGTGTGACACGCTGCCCAGGATATTTGCTTGAAATGGGTGAAAAAAAACCGGAAGTGCGTTTTCCGAACGAATGCTGGCACTGCGGCTGCTGCCGTATCGCCTGCGAACACGAAGCAATCAGCTTTGAATTTCCTCTTTACACAAGAGTTTGA